One stretch of Streptomyces sp. NBC_01142 DNA includes these proteins:
- a CDS encoding DLW-39 family protein, producing the protein MKKLLLVALAAIGGLLVYRQIQADRAEQDLWTEATDSVPAGLGV; encoded by the coding sequence GTGAAGAAGCTTCTCCTGGTCGCACTGGCCGCCATCGGCGGGCTCCTCGTGTACCGCCAGATCCAGGCGGATCGCGCCGAGCAGGATCTGTGGACGGAGGCGACCGACTCCGTGCCCGCAGGTTTGGGTGTGTGA
- a CDS encoding DUF5324 family protein, with protein sequence MTRKDSVRAATSTAKDSVRHAAEVVAPYADTAKDQAAHYAHEARVRLAPKVSKAASQARVQYDARVAPHVPPKVDEAAHRAAVQARRAARQAADYTVPRYEHAVAVAQPVREEAAARSAAALAALRGQVTAKDIQKLVRKHERRSRAGRIAKGLAVIGVLVGGAFAAWKWWDKQANPDWLVEPPAATEVSDRAPLASVDGSPESLDPDVQAKQAEAEATDRDDRR encoded by the coding sequence GTGACCCGCAAGGACAGCGTGCGCGCCGCGACCAGCACGGCGAAGGACAGCGTGCGGCACGCCGCGGAAGTGGTGGCGCCCTACGCCGACACGGCCAAGGACCAGGCCGCGCATTATGCGCACGAAGCTCGCGTACGGCTCGCACCCAAAGTCTCGAAGGCCGCCTCTCAGGCACGTGTCCAGTACGACGCGCGTGTCGCGCCGCATGTGCCGCCGAAGGTCGACGAGGCCGCACACCGAGCCGCGGTTCAGGCTCGTAGGGCCGCTCGTCAGGCGGCGGATTACACCGTTCCGCGTTACGAGCACGCGGTGGCCGTCGCTCAGCCCGTAAGGGAAGAGGCTGCGGCCCGCTCCGCTGCCGCTCTGGCCGCGCTGCGCGGACAGGTGACGGCGAAGGATATTCAGAAGCTGGTGAGGAAGCACGAGCGGCGGTCCAGGGCCGGCCGTATCGCCAAGGGCCTCGCGGTCATCGGTGTACTGGTCGGCGGAGCTTTCGCCGCCTGGAAGTGGTGGGACAAGCAGGCCAACCCCGATTGGCTGGTGGAACCGCCCGCTGCCACGGAGGTCTCCGACCGCGCACCGCTGGCGTCCGTCGACGGCAGTCCGGAGTCGCTCGATCCCGACGTACAGGCCAAGCAGGCCGAGGCGGAGGCTACGGACCGCGACGACCGTCGCTGA
- a CDS encoding rhomboid family intramembrane serine protease, with the protein MDQSGSPQEPQGTQGLPSCYRHPGRETGITCTRCERPICTDCMVDASVGFQCPQCVRTGSGTGHAPTANQPRTIAGGTIAADPFLVTKILIAINAAVFVMVLVLGDRFVAEMELIGYARNPQLGGETVGVADNEWYRLLTAAFLHEQVQHILFNLLSLWFLGRLVEPELGRARYLAVYLLSGLGGSALAYLIAAPNQPSLGASGAIYGLMGAFAVLVRRSNLDMRPVIALLALSLFFTFTWDNISWEAHIGGLVAGALVTLGMVYAPSARRNLVQFGTCALVLLATVTLVVARTASLT; encoded by the coding sequence ATGGACCAGTCGGGCAGTCCGCAGGAGCCGCAGGGCACACAGGGCCTGCCCAGCTGTTACCGGCATCCGGGCCGCGAGACGGGCATCACCTGCACCCGCTGCGAGCGGCCGATCTGCACGGACTGCATGGTCGACGCGTCGGTGGGGTTCCAGTGCCCCCAGTGCGTACGCACCGGGTCCGGTACGGGGCACGCGCCGACCGCGAACCAGCCGCGGACGATTGCCGGCGGCACCATCGCGGCCGACCCCTTCCTGGTCACCAAGATCCTTATCGCGATCAATGCCGCGGTGTTCGTCATGGTGCTTGTGCTCGGCGACCGGTTCGTCGCGGAGATGGAGCTGATCGGATATGCCCGCAATCCCCAGCTCGGCGGCGAAACCGTCGGAGTGGCGGACAACGAGTGGTACCGGCTGCTCACCGCGGCGTTTCTCCATGAGCAGGTACAGCACATCCTGTTCAACCTGCTGAGCCTGTGGTTCCTGGGCAGACTCGTGGAGCCGGAGCTCGGCCGGGCCCGCTATCTCGCCGTCTATCTGCTCTCGGGGCTTGGCGGCAGCGCTCTCGCCTATCTGATCGCCGCTCCGAACCAGCCCTCGCTGGGCGCCTCCGGCGCCATCTACGGCCTGATGGGTGCTTTCGCCGTGCTGGTGCGACGCTCGAACCTCGACATGCGGCCGGTCATCGCACTGCTCGCACTCAGCCTGTTCTTCACCTTCACCTGGGACAACATCTCCTGGGAGGCGCATATCGGCGGGCTTGTCGCCGGTGCGCTCGTCACGCTCGGCATGGTCTACGCGCCGAGCGCGCGACGGAACCTGGTGCAGTTCGGCACCTGTGCCCTGGTTCTTCTGGCGACTGTCACCCTCGTGGTGGCCAGGACCGCCTCGCTCACCTGA
- a CDS encoding peptidylprolyl isomerase, producing the protein MAEQLYATLKTNQGDIEIRLLPNHAPKTVKNFVELAKGERDWTHPATGKKSTDKLYDGTVFHRVISGFMIQGGDPLGNGTGGPGYEFQDEFHPDLGFDKPYLLAMANAGPGTNGSQFFITVSPTAWLTRKHTIFGEVSNEAGKKVVDAIVGTQTNPRTDRPVNDVVIESVVIETREA; encoded by the coding sequence GTGGCCGAGCAGCTTTACGCCACCTTGAAGACCAACCAAGGCGACATCGAGATCCGGCTTCTGCCGAACCACGCGCCCAAGACGGTCAAGAACTTCGTAGAGCTCGCCAAGGGCGAGCGGGATTGGACCCACCCGGCGACCGGCAAGAAGTCCACGGACAAGCTGTACGACGGCACGGTCTTCCACCGCGTGATCAGCGGCTTCATGATCCAGGGCGGGGACCCGCTGGGCAACGGCACCGGCGGCCCGGGCTACGAGTTCCAGGACGAGTTCCACCCCGACCTCGGCTTCGACAAGCCGTACCTGCTGGCCATGGCCAACGCCGGCCCGGGCACCAACGGCTCCCAGTTCTTCATCACCGTGTCGCCCACCGCCTGGCTGACCCGTAAGCACACCATCTTCGGTGAGGTCTCCAACGAGGCCGGCAAGAAGGTCGTGGACGCCATCGTGGGCACGCAGACCAACCCGCGCACCGACCGCCCGGTCAACGACGTCGTGATCGAGTCCGTCGTCATCGAGACCCGCGAGGCCTGA
- a CDS encoding serine/threonine-protein kinase: MGEVFAGRYELIDPIGRGGVGAVWRAWDHRRRRYVAAKVLQQSDAHTLLRFVREQALRIDHPHVLAPASWAADDDKVLFTMDLVSGGSLAHVIGDYGPLPPRFVCTLLDQLLSGLAAVHAEGVVHRDIKPANILLEATGTGRPHLRLSDFGISMRKGEPRLTETNYVVGTPGYFAPEQMLGAEPDFTADLFAVGLVALYLLQGKKPDSQALVERFVNIGTPGAPQGIPEPLWQVLAGLLQPDPQARFRTATGARKALTAAVEMLPETGADEEPVEVFDQIGPLPAGFGPSGPATDPQAVAHAPVQQPLPPSETGSFHLAPPPQQPSLQQHVQPHVQQPAQLPHAAQPSTPAPLPVPTEPTPTPTPTPVPAHSAPPLHAPAHQQPAQPSQSQTTAPTAPTAPVQYEPALTRAYTAQSPQVPLGHAPISPTAPGKRTGPPPKVAVPVLLVALLCFAVGIWALTQS, translated from the coding sequence ATGGGTGAGGTCTTCGCTGGTCGGTACGAACTGATCGACCCGATCGGACGCGGTGGTGTCGGCGCGGTATGGCGCGCCTGGGACCACCGGCGCCGCCGCTATGTGGCGGCCAAGGTCCTGCAGCAGAGTGATGCGCACACCCTGCTGCGCTTCGTTCGCGAACAGGCACTGCGGATCGATCATCCTCATGTCCTCGCCCCGGCCAGCTGGGCCGCAGACGACGACAAGGTGCTGTTCACCATGGATCTGGTGAGCGGCGGGTCGCTGGCCCATGTCATCGGTGACTACGGTCCGCTGCCTCCCCGTTTCGTCTGCACCCTGCTCGATCAGCTGTTGTCCGGACTGGCCGCGGTGCATGCGGAAGGAGTTGTGCACCGCGACATCAAGCCGGCCAACATCCTGCTGGAGGCCACCGGGACCGGGCGGCCGCATCTGCGGCTGTCCGACTTCGGGATCTCTATGCGCAAGGGCGAGCCACGCCTGACCGAGACCAACTATGTGGTGGGCACGCCCGGTTATTTCGCACCCGAGCAGATGCTGGGCGCGGAGCCGGACTTCACGGCCGATCTCTTCGCGGTCGGTCTGGTCGCGCTCTATCTGCTCCAGGGCAAGAAGCCCGACTCCCAGGCTCTGGTCGAACGATTCGTCAACATCGGCACCCCCGGCGCTCCCCAGGGCATCCCGGAGCCGCTGTGGCAGGTTCTCGCCGGTTTGCTGCAGCCGGACCCGCAGGCCCGGTTCCGTACTGCCACGGGGGCACGCAAGGCGCTCACCGCGGCCGTCGAGATGCTTCCCGAAACCGGCGCCGACGAAGAACCGGTCGAGGTCTTCGACCAGATCGGCCCGCTCCCCGCCGGATTCGGCCCCTCCGGCCCCGCAACGGACCCGCAGGCAGTCGCACACGCCCCCGTGCAGCAGCCGCTCCCGCCTTCGGAGACGGGAAGTTTCCACCTGGCCCCACCACCGCAGCAGCCTTCCCTGCAGCAGCACGTACAGCCGCATGTACAGCAGCCCGCACAACTGCCGCACGCGGCCCAGCCGTCCACTCCTGCCCCCCTGCCGGTGCCCACGGAGCCCACGCCCACTCCTACTCCCACTCCCGTACCAGCGCACAGCGCGCCCCCCCTCCATGCCCCCGCGCATCAGCAGCCGGCGCAGCCTTCGCAGTCCCAGACCACCGCTCCGACCGCTCCCACCGCCCCGGTGCAGTACGAACCAGCTCTTACTCGTGCTTACACCGCCCAGAGCCCGCAGGTTCCACTCGGGCACGCACCGATTTCGCCGACGGCCCCGGGCAAGCGAACGGGACCGCCCCCGAAGGTTGCGGTCCCGGTGCTGCTCGTTGCGCTGCTCTGTTTCGCGGTCGGCATCTGGGCACTGACCCAGTCCTGA
- a CDS encoding DNA-binding protein has protein sequence MDATQQETTARARELQRSWYGEPLGALFRRLIDDLGLNQARLAAVLGLSAPMLSQLMSGQRAKIGNPAVVQRVQALQELASLVADGSVSAVEATGRMDEIKKSQGGSVLTGTSQSTSSSGAPTVRRVVREIQSLLRSVSAAGDIIDAADSLAPSHPELAEFLRVYGAGRTADAVAHYEAHQS, from the coding sequence ATGGACGCGACACAGCAGGAAACGACCGCCAGAGCCAGAGAACTGCAGCGCAGCTGGTACGGAGAGCCGCTGGGGGCGCTCTTCCGTCGGCTCATCGATGACCTGGGTCTCAACCAGGCGCGGCTCGCGGCAGTGCTCGGGTTGTCGGCTCCGATGCTCTCCCAGCTGATGAGTGGTCAGCGTGCCAAGATCGGCAACCCCGCTGTGGTCCAGCGCGTGCAGGCGCTGCAAGAGCTGGCGAGCCTGGTCGCCGACGGCAGCGTCAGTGCGGTCGAGGCCACCGGCCGGATGGACGAGATCAAGAAGTCCCAGGGCGGCTCGGTCCTGACCGGCACCAGCCAGAGCACGAGCAGCTCGGGTGCGCCGACGGTGCGCCGTGTCGTGCGCGAGATCCAGTCACTGTTGCGCTCGGTGTCCGCCGCCGGCGACATCATCGATGCGGCGGACTCGCTCGCCCCGAGCCACCCCGAACTGGCAGAGTTCCTCCGGGTGTACGGTGCCGGGCGCACCGCGGACGCGGTCGCGCACTACGAAGCGCACCAGAGCTGA
- a CDS encoding VWA domain-containing protein → MKARLGRRAAGATIGAALFALVAGPLPAAGAAEQTEQTGQTGQIEQAGQADGKNGLVMVLDSSGSMADDDGTGQTRMESARAAVGTVVDALPDGFPTGLRVYGADQPKGCTDTRLALPVQPLDRTGMKQAVGAVQPKGDTPIGLSLQKAAQDLPRPADGAIGTRTILLISDGEDNCGTPQPCEVAEQLAKDGIGLRIDTVGFQVRGAARQQLECIARAGNGRYYDAPDAKALARQLQRSAQLSADGYLFRGKPVEGARTRDTAPALLPGQYLDTIGPGEKRYYATDLDGVSTVDFSATAVPQPGAAVDTFDVLRTSIAYGTDSSCESSSEHFFQKEGATPLTSAVARIPSAKGTGSCDKAGRYWLVVERESKPGSDAARWPLELTYTVEQPLAKDVTPAQSQPEYGRGDKEAPLPTGDPRDVTGGTGFNDAKEIGHGVWRDKVLPSQTLWYKVPVGWGQQLRYDVEFANEPTVDGASSVWSYGATQVFTPARAPVGGGTGEFGPQTIYNGRPMALEMGTVPVAWTNRHEHHPNVVPVHTTGGFYIAVTLGAKAAEIAENPQIGVVLRVAVIGDELAGPQHDAPALAKKADNKGDSAARADSEAAAGAGWSGTATAAAVGGAVIVIAGLVLVLVRRRSGTGPARGPATDTTTTRRSA, encoded by the coding sequence GTGAAGGCACGACTGGGCCGCCGCGCCGCGGGGGCAACGATCGGCGCGGCGCTGTTCGCGCTGGTGGCGGGTCCACTGCCGGCCGCCGGTGCCGCGGAGCAGACCGAGCAGACCGGGCAGACCGGGCAGATCGAGCAGGCCGGGCAGGCCGACGGGAAGAACGGACTGGTGATGGTCCTGGACTCCTCCGGCTCCATGGCCGACGACGACGGCACAGGGCAGACCCGGATGGAATCCGCCCGTGCGGCCGTCGGAACCGTTGTGGACGCACTTCCTGACGGATTTCCCACCGGTCTGCGGGTCTACGGTGCCGATCAGCCCAAGGGCTGCACCGACACCCGGCTTGCCCTTCCTGTGCAGCCGCTGGACCGTACGGGCATGAAGCAGGCCGTGGGAGCAGTGCAGCCCAAGGGCGACACCCCCATCGGGCTCTCTCTGCAGAAGGCGGCTCAGGACCTGCCGAGGCCTGCCGACGGCGCGATCGGTACACGCACGATCCTGCTGATCTCCGACGGCGAGGACAACTGCGGCACCCCGCAGCCCTGCGAGGTGGCCGAGCAGCTCGCCAAGGACGGCATCGGGCTGCGTATCGACACCGTCGGCTTCCAGGTGCGGGGCGCGGCACGGCAGCAGCTGGAGTGCATCGCCAGGGCGGGCAACGGCCGCTACTACGACGCACCCGACGCCAAGGCGCTCGCCCGACAGCTGCAGCGCTCCGCACAGCTGTCGGCGGACGGATACCTCTTCCGCGGCAAGCCGGTCGAGGGCGCACGGACGCGGGACACGGCGCCCGCTCTCCTGCCGGGGCAGTACCTGGACACGATCGGGCCCGGCGAGAAGCGGTACTACGCCACAGATCTGGACGGCGTCTCCACTGTGGACTTCTCGGCGACGGCGGTGCCGCAGCCCGGGGCGGCGGTCGACACCTTCGACGTCCTGCGCACCAGCATCGCGTACGGCACTGACAGTTCCTGCGAGTCCAGCTCCGAGCACTTCTTCCAGAAAGAGGGAGCGACCCCGCTGACCTCGGCTGTCGCCCGGATTCCCAGCGCGAAGGGCACGGGCAGCTGCGACAAGGCGGGCAGGTACTGGCTGGTTGTCGAGCGGGAGAGCAAGCCCGGCTCGGACGCCGCGCGCTGGCCGCTGGAGCTGACGTACACGGTCGAGCAGCCGCTGGCGAAGGATGTGACGCCCGCTCAGTCGCAGCCGGAGTACGGGAGGGGCGACAAGGAAGCCCCGCTGCCGACCGGGGATCCGCGGGACGTGACGGGCGGCACCGGCTTCAACGATGCCAAGGAGATCGGACACGGGGTGTGGCGGGACAAGGTTCTGCCGTCGCAGACCCTCTGGTACAAGGTCCCGGTCGGCTGGGGACAGCAGCTGCGGTACGACGTGGAGTTCGCCAACGAGCCGACGGTGGACGGCGCGTCCTCGGTGTGGTCCTACGGAGCCACTCAGGTCTTCACGCCGGCCCGGGCGCCGGTCGGTGGCGGCACCGGGGAGTTCGGCCCGCAGACCATCTACAACGGCCGCCCCATGGCGCTGGAGATGGGCACTGTGCCGGTCGCCTGGACCAACCGCCACGAGCATCACCCCAATGTCGTCCCGGTCCACACCACGGGCGGCTTCTACATCGCCGTCACGCTGGGTGCGAAGGCCGCAGAGATCGCCGAGAATCCGCAGATCGGCGTGGTGCTGCGGGTGGCGGTCATCGGTGACGAACTGGCAGGTCCCCAGCACGATGCCCCCGCCCTGGCGAAGAAGGCGGACAACAAGGGTGATTCGGCTGCCCGCGCAGACAGCGAAGCGGCTGCCGGGGCAGGATGGTCCGGCACTGCGACCGCCGCGGCGGTCGGCGGCGCGGTCATCGTGATCGCGGGCCTGGTGCTTGTACTGGTACGGCGCAGGTCGGGCACGGGTCCGGCCAGGGGTCCGGCCACGGACACGACCACGACGAGGAGAAGCGCGTGA
- a CDS encoding DUF6344 domain-containing protein yields MAAFKVKNLWSAFITAFFALLASVGLTTAAAAQQPAPAVQQTPDEPSTPRAQAVRAFVPAQSTRQSMRWNPTARDRSLPPTIKQRIHAEAHGSSPATRHLPAVDADSADASPSSASATAAGPAPAAGPAAESAPVADPVLTVLTAA; encoded by the coding sequence ATGGCCGCCTTCAAGGTCAAAAATCTGTGGAGCGCATTCATCACCGCGTTCTTTGCCCTGCTTGCCTCGGTGGGGCTCACCACCGCCGCCGCGGCCCAGCAGCCCGCCCCGGCCGTACAGCAGACGCCGGACGAGCCGAGCACGCCGCGTGCACAAGCCGTTCGGGCGTTCGTACCCGCTCAAAGTACGCGGCAGAGTATGCGATGGAATCCGACGGCGCGCGACAGGTCGCTGCCGCCCACGATCAAGCAGCGCATCCACGCGGAAGCGCACGGCTCGTCACCCGCCACCCGGCACCTGCCCGCTGTCGACGCCGACAGCGCCGACGCCTCACCGAGCTCGGCCTCGGCCACAGCTGCCGGCCCCGCCCCCGCCGCCGGCCCCGCTGCCGAGTCCGCCCCCGTCGCGGACCCAGTGCTCACCGTGCTCACCGCAGCGTGA